One region of Termitidicoccus mucosus genomic DNA includes:
- a CDS encoding aspartate aminotransferase family protein yields the protein MSPFIESLVHADKTAVQRDSIRYWNPHKVHTWQRDGVDFIMGRREGYHMYDMSGHRLIDLHLNGGTFNLGHRNPEIIATLKEALDHFDIGNHHFPAITRAALTKKLVETAPAGMHYAVLASGGGEAIDIGLKCARYGARRKKIVSVIRAYHGHTGLALGTANERYAKQFLSEGDPREFVKVPFNDLDAMEAALRPGDAACVIMETIPATYGFPLPDDGYLPGVKKLCEKYGTLYVADEVQTGLMRCGQLWGISTYGVTPDIIVTSKGLGGGLYPIGAVIVNERAGHWLTEDGWGHISTFGGAELGCIVALKTLEITLRPETVANVKFVAGHLRAGLDRIREKFAPFFSGIRQRGVIFGLEFDHPEGAKLVMPHLYKHGLWAIYSQLDPRILQFKPGLLCTRELCDDILARLEAGLAEAAKSIPAAAAAA from the coding sequence CGCCGACAAAACAGCCGTTCAACGCGACTCCATCCGCTACTGGAACCCGCACAAGGTCCACACCTGGCAGCGCGATGGCGTCGATTTCATCATGGGCCGCCGCGAAGGCTACCACATGTATGACATGAGCGGCCACCGCCTCATCGACCTGCACCTCAACGGCGGCACCTTCAACCTCGGCCACCGCAACCCCGAGATCATCGCCACCCTCAAGGAGGCGCTCGACCACTTCGACATCGGCAACCACCACTTCCCCGCCATCACCCGCGCCGCCCTCACGAAAAAACTCGTCGAGACCGCGCCCGCCGGCATGCACTACGCCGTCCTCGCCAGCGGCGGCGGCGAGGCCATCGACATCGGCCTCAAGTGCGCCCGCTACGGCGCCCGGCGCAAAAAAATCGTCTCCGTCATCCGCGCCTACCACGGCCACACCGGCCTTGCCCTCGGCACCGCCAACGAACGCTACGCGAAACAGTTCCTCAGCGAGGGCGACCCGCGCGAATTCGTCAAAGTCCCCTTCAACGACCTCGACGCGATGGAGGCGGCCCTTCGCCCCGGCGACGCCGCCTGTGTCATCATGGAAACCATCCCCGCCACCTACGGTTTCCCGCTCCCCGACGACGGTTACCTGCCCGGCGTGAAGAAACTCTGCGAAAAATACGGCACCCTCTACGTCGCCGACGAAGTCCAGACCGGCCTCATGCGCTGCGGCCAGCTCTGGGGCATCAGCACCTACGGCGTCACGCCCGACATCATCGTCACCAGCAAGGGACTCGGCGGCGGCCTCTACCCGATCGGCGCCGTCATCGTCAACGAGCGCGCCGGCCACTGGCTCACCGAGGACGGCTGGGGGCACATCTCCACCTTCGGCGGCGCCGAGCTGGGCTGCATCGTCGCCCTCAAAACCCTCGAAATCACCCTCCGCCCCGAAACCGTGGCCAACGTCAAGTTCGTCGCCGGCCACCTCCGCGCCGGACTCGACCGCATCCGCGAAAAATTCGCACCCTTCTTCAGCGGCATCCGCCAGCGCGGCGTGATCTTCGGCCTCGAATTCGACCATCCCGAAGGCGCGAAGCTCGTCATGCCGCACCTCTACAAGCACGGCCTCTGGGCCATCTACTCGCAGCTCGACCCGCGCATTCTCCAGTTCAAACCCGGTCTCCTCTGCACCCGGGAACTCTGCGACGACATCCTCGCCCGCCTCGAAGCCGGCCTCGCCGAGGCTGCCAAGTCGATCCCCGCCGCCGCCGCCGCCGCCTGA